The stretch of DNA cagttatatactgtaaacagATGGAGAGCTTGAGTGCATCACGGGCTTGGTGGACCTACCTTCTTGAGCTGCTTGATGTTGCTCCCCCTGATGGAGGCTAGCAGTTGGTCCCTTGAGTTCCTGCAAGCACCTCGGCCCTTCCCGTCCAGGCTCCTCCGCGACACCGGAGTCAGGGAATTCCTCAAGGAGTCTACTTCCAGCATGAGAGGTGGAGGGGGCGGAGGCCCTCCCccaggtgggggtgggggcggaGGTGGCGGAGGAGCCCCAGCACCCTTCTTGGGGCTCAGCTTGGGCGAAGGCATTGGCGATGCCATAGGGGATGGTTTAGGGGACGCCTTAGGGGAGCACCTCAAAGATCCCCCGCTGCCCACCTTGGGTACCTCCAGCGCCTCCTTCTTGTCACCGTTGTTGGCCTGTGCCTGCTTCTGCTCCTGCAGGCGCTTCTGCCGCTGCCGGTCCATATTGCGACTGAGGATGTTGGTGGTGGTCATCCTGGGCCCAGCCAGCTCAAAGTGGTAGCCCAGTTTGAGTAAGGTCGTGTTCTCCTTCAGGATCTTGATCATTTCCATTTCAGTCTTTCCGCCGCAGATGTGGCGCTGGTTGTGAAAGCGTAGCTCGGTGAGGGTGGCATTGTGCTGCAGCGCCTGGATGAGTGCCAGGATGCCCTTTCCGGTGAGATGGTTGGAGTCCAGGTTGATGCTGGTGATGGTGGTGTTGTGGCGCAGCGTGCCGGCGATGGCGTACGCGACATGGTCGTCGGCGCGGCAGTTGGCCAGCGCCACCTTCTTGACGTGGGTGTTGCCGTGCAGCGCCTCGGCAAACTCCATGAGCGTCTTGGTCTTGATGACCTCGGAATTGTTGACGTTGAGCTCAACGAGTGACGGTTCGTCGCGTCGGAGCTGCTCCATCAGCTCGTCGAACATGCTGGAGTCTtcgtcgtcgtcgtcctccTGCTCATTTGTTCTGGCGTTTTGGGCGACACAATTGCCAAGTTTCTCCTCAGTTTTGACTTCGacactctccatcttcttcTCTTTGACAGGGTCTCTGTGGTTGAACAGTTCTTCTCCATCTTTTCCAACTTTCTCCTCCCTCTGGGATGCCTGTCGTTCTACCTTACGAGTAATCTTCTTTTCTTCAGCTTTCTTCTCTTCGAGAACCTGGTTCTCCTGGGCTTTGCTTTGCTTCTCCAACATCCTAGAAACCAGTCCCTGCGTCCTGATGCTCTCGGACCT from Dunckerocampus dactyliophorus isolate RoL2022-P2 chromosome 8, RoL_Ddac_1.1, whole genome shotgun sequence encodes:
- the lmod1b gene encoding leiomodin-1, with amino-acid sequence MSRRKVRGLTRMGRQVSEDPDLDSLLSTLSPEEMEELEKDMMKVPDLNPEDGKVIVQGEPASNHKGDAKRRQEETLELESKKESLKKMGPSQEGNENIKGQRQGDTDTKDRNTKGPEVLKQERGRVSNRFMKQESAESDLKDRCEDNRTRDRKANHESTASKTKDVVSKIQEKKEDSREKDCRRRDDSKTKDIISKLREKSEKEVGKDRERRSESIRTQGLVSRMLEKQSKAQENQVLEEKKAEEKKITRKVERQASQREEKVGKDGEELFNHRDPVKEKKMESVEVKTEEKLGNCVAQNARTNEQEDDDDEDSSMFDELMEQLRRDEPSLVELNVNNSEVIKTKTLMEFAEALHGNTHVKKVALANCRADDHVAYAIAGTLRHNTTITSINLDSNHLTGKGILALIQALQHNATLTELRFHNQRHICGGKTEMEMIKILKENTTLLKLGYHFELAGPRMTTTNILSRNMDRQRQKRLQEQKQAQANNGDKKEALEVPKVGSGGSLRCSPKASPKPSPMASPMPSPKLSPKKGAGAPPPPPPPPPPGGGPPPPPPLMLEVDSLRNSLTPVSRRSLDGKGRGACRNSRDQLLASIRGSNIKQLKKVPVPKWLQ